Proteins encoded together in one Planctomyces sp. SH-PL14 window:
- a CDS encoding protein kinase domain-containing protein, which produces MKIRLVVVKGPHLGEQFLFAHHEHFLVGRAPVAHFRLGDKDPYVSRLHFVIEANPPACRLLDLNSSNGTLLNGTLTKTADLKDGDLLQAGETTFRLSLVLEPHETIEDTVVGLHPPRRPDLGPGSRQDTAEVDNSFELIPEEAASVGWSPPGYRLLSRIGEGAMGTVYRARRLADAAEVAVKIVKQAYATSPADRQRFLREIEVMRQVNHRHIVTLLEGGCSDEELFLVMELVEGDNLEQWTSQRKEKSAEPLPIATAVKLILPILDALHAAHTSGFVHRDVKPANIFLKREGRAIRPVLGDFGLARAYQETQLSGLTLTGELRGTLRYMAPEQITDARRAQPASDQYSAAATLYWLLAGRHTHDFEAAVPRALCQVLLEDPVPLAGRREGIPPGIVTAVHRALAKKTEERFPSIAEFRRALLASLRRLSRS; this is translated from the coding sequence ATGAAAATCCGGCTTGTCGTCGTCAAAGGCCCCCACCTGGGGGAGCAGTTCCTCTTCGCCCACCACGAGCACTTTCTCGTGGGGCGGGCTCCCGTGGCCCATTTCCGGCTGGGGGACAAGGACCCGTACGTCTCGCGGCTGCACTTTGTGATCGAGGCCAATCCCCCCGCCTGCCGCCTGCTCGACCTCAACAGCTCCAACGGCACGCTCCTCAACGGGACGCTGACCAAGACCGCCGACCTCAAGGACGGCGATCTCCTCCAGGCAGGCGAGACGACGTTCCGCCTCTCGCTGGTGCTCGAGCCGCACGAGACGATCGAGGACACGGTGGTCGGCCTCCATCCGCCGCGGAGGCCGGATCTGGGGCCGGGGAGCCGTCAGGACACGGCCGAAGTCGACAATTCCTTTGAGCTGATCCCGGAGGAGGCGGCGTCGGTCGGCTGGTCGCCCCCCGGGTACCGGCTCCTCTCGCGGATCGGCGAAGGGGCGATGGGGACGGTCTACCGCGCCCGGCGTCTGGCCGATGCCGCGGAGGTGGCTGTCAAGATCGTCAAGCAGGCCTATGCCACGAGTCCCGCCGACCGTCAGCGGTTCCTCCGCGAGATCGAGGTGATGCGACAGGTGAATCACCGCCACATCGTGACGCTCCTGGAAGGGGGCTGTTCCGACGAGGAGCTGTTCCTCGTCATGGAACTGGTCGAGGGGGACAACCTCGAACAGTGGACCTCGCAGCGGAAGGAAAAGTCCGCCGAGCCGCTCCCGATCGCCACCGCGGTGAAGCTGATCCTCCCGATCCTCGACGCCCTGCACGCCGCGCACACGAGCGGCTTTGTCCATCGCGACGTGAAGCCCGCCAACATCTTCCTCAAGCGGGAAGGGCGGGCGATCCGGCCGGTGCTGGGGGACTTCGGCCTCGCGCGGGCGTACCAGGAGACGCAGCTGAGCGGCCTGACACTGACCGGCGAGCTGCGGGGGACGCTCCGCTACATGGCCCCTGAGCAGATCACCGACGCCCGCCGCGCCCAGCCGGCGTCCGATCAATACTCCGCAGCCGCGACGCTCTACTGGCTCCTGGCGGGCCGGCACACGCACGACTTCGAAGCGGCGGTCCCGCGGGCCCTGTGCCAGGTGCTGCTCGAAGACCCGGTCCCGCTCGCCGGCCGGCGGGAGGGGATTCCGCCCGGGATCGTGACGGCGGTGCACCGGGCCCTCGCCAAGAAGACCGAGGAGCGGTTTCCGTCTATTGCCGAGTTCCGCCGCGCGCTCCTGGCCAGCCTGCGGCGACTGTCCCGATCCTGA
- a CDS encoding DUF6384 family protein, which translates to MPAPTKPADELSLPEMLRVMDLARVLREERASLEREFNVTEARTLLRQKLLASTEITGEQLTPAEVDQAIDQYFASLHTYRDPPLSFEVLLAHLYVRRWMLTWTLLGLVFLGTALWRTVPTMTPAARQTRVEQRTSANLDRLLTLADSEAIAPDARTAVEQLQNEAAAARSAHDAAKLQQIESRVVALRRDLNEEYEVHIVTGRNQKSAIDRYYNDPATSAKEREPAWYAIVEAHNSRGQLLIRRITNSETNWTSEVMTWGERIPGEVYERLKADKRDGVLNETLFAIKRRGYLQEEVKLAGADGKPLRRTGQITTW; encoded by the coding sequence GTGCCGGCACCCACCAAACCCGCCGACGAGCTCTCCCTGCCGGAAATGCTCCGCGTCATGGACCTCGCCCGCGTCCTCCGCGAAGAACGCGCCTCTCTCGAACGCGAATTCAACGTCACCGAAGCCCGCACCCTCCTCCGACAGAAACTCCTCGCCTCCACCGAGATCACCGGCGAACAACTCACCCCCGCCGAAGTCGACCAGGCAATCGATCAATACTTCGCCAGCCTCCACACCTACCGCGACCCACCCCTCTCGTTTGAGGTCCTCCTCGCCCACCTCTACGTCCGCCGCTGGATGCTCACCTGGACACTCCTGGGCCTCGTCTTCCTGGGAACCGCCCTCTGGCGCACCGTCCCCACCATGACCCCCGCCGCCCGCCAGACGCGGGTCGAGCAGCGAACGAGCGCCAACCTCGACCGCCTGCTGACGCTCGCCGACAGCGAAGCGATCGCTCCCGACGCCCGAACCGCGGTCGAGCAACTCCAGAACGAAGCCGCCGCCGCCCGCTCCGCGCACGACGCCGCCAAACTCCAGCAGATTGAATCCCGGGTCGTCGCCCTCCGCCGCGACCTCAACGAGGAGTACGAAGTCCACATCGTCACCGGCCGCAATCAGAAGAGCGCGATCGACCGCTATTACAACGATCCCGCGACATCCGCCAAGGAGCGGGAACCGGCCTGGTACGCGATCGTTGAAGCTCACAACTCCCGCGGCCAGCTCCTGATCCGACGCATCACCAACAGCGAGACCAACTGGACGTCCGAGGTCATGACCTGGGGCGAGCGCATTCCAGGGGAAGTCTACGAGCGTCTCAAGGCCGACAAGCGGGACGGCGTCCTCAACGAAACGCTCTTCGCCATCAAACGCCGCGGCTACCTTCAGGAAGAGGTCAAGCTGGCGGGAGCCGACGGAAAGCCGCTCCGGCGCACCGGCCAGATCACGACCTGGTAA
- the priA gene encoding primosomal protein N': MSRQPNLFDLPPEPTPWERAAEEDRLVAAIVINRPVDTVFHYLVPQELRDLIQPGQRVRVPFGKGDQPTVGYCVDVTPTAPTSKRLKTVLEILDREPLLSRPMLELTRWIGERYLCSWGQVLESVVPAGVKKQAGTREIVCYEAAHELQNGLDALSLPAKQKRILDVLLHAGEPLAVDELSRRADCGTGPIRTLREKRLIIPVKRRTTPSAIDIGPVTIETDLNLNADQQHVLGEILKLIREGRHETVLLHGVTGSGKTEVYIQAIREVVSYGKQAIVLVPEISLTPQTIRRFRSRFPSVAVLHSHLSDAERHAQWQRIAEGEVQVIVGARSAIFAPCPHLGLIIIDEEHETTFKQQTSPRYHAREVARERARVEKIPLILGSATPTLESLLRARRKHEMLLSLPRRVEQRPLPPVVVVDTRNDPHVTRGESIGRAMRVAIGAALQDKGQVILFLNLRGYSPVLWCGRCGKGIQCPDCDITLTWHQDRKRAVCHSCDYETAAPEVCPGCGMPGLKYLGTGTQRLEKEVEAKFPDARVLRMDSDSMKKPGSHDKALDAFRHGEIDILLGTQMIAKGLDFPNVTLVGVINADTLLHQPDLRSAERTFQLIAQVAGRTGRGKRGGRVLVQSASPDEPVIQKAAKHDYLGFANLELQHRKDMLAPPFTHLARIIFRGPEESIVQAEARRVADLFKERAKGLPERVRILGPAPAPILKLKKHYRYHLQLSSETLPPLQMLWRLVQKEVTLEGGVEFIIDVDPLDMR, translated from the coding sequence GTGTCCCGCCAGCCCAACCTCTTCGATCTTCCCCCCGAACCGACTCCCTGGGAGCGGGCGGCCGAGGAGGATCGGCTGGTCGCCGCGATCGTCATCAACCGGCCAGTCGACACCGTCTTCCACTACCTCGTGCCGCAGGAGCTCCGCGACCTGATCCAGCCGGGGCAGCGGGTCCGGGTCCCGTTCGGGAAGGGGGACCAGCCGACCGTCGGTTACTGCGTGGACGTCACCCCGACCGCCCCCACGAGCAAGCGGCTCAAGACGGTCCTCGAGATCCTCGACCGGGAGCCACTGCTGTCGCGGCCGATGCTGGAGCTGACCCGCTGGATTGGCGAGCGATACCTGTGCAGTTGGGGACAGGTGCTGGAGAGCGTGGTCCCGGCCGGGGTGAAGAAGCAGGCGGGGACGCGGGAGATCGTCTGCTACGAGGCGGCGCACGAACTTCAGAACGGCCTCGACGCGCTCAGCCTTCCCGCCAAGCAGAAGCGGATCCTCGACGTGCTGCTGCACGCGGGCGAGCCGCTGGCGGTCGACGAGCTGTCGCGTCGGGCGGACTGCGGGACGGGACCGATCCGGACTCTTCGTGAGAAGCGACTCATCATCCCGGTGAAGCGCCGGACCACGCCGTCGGCGATCGACATCGGACCGGTGACGATCGAAACTGACCTCAACCTCAACGCGGACCAGCAGCACGTTCTCGGTGAGATCCTGAAGCTGATCCGGGAGGGGCGACATGAGACGGTCCTGCTGCACGGTGTGACCGGGAGCGGCAAGACCGAGGTCTACATCCAGGCGATCCGGGAGGTCGTGAGTTATGGCAAGCAGGCGATCGTCCTCGTGCCGGAGATCAGCCTGACCCCGCAGACGATCCGCCGGTTCCGCAGCCGGTTTCCGTCGGTGGCAGTGCTGCACAGTCATCTGAGCGATGCCGAGCGGCATGCGCAGTGGCAGCGGATCGCCGAGGGCGAAGTGCAGGTGATCGTGGGGGCGCGGAGTGCGATCTTCGCTCCCTGTCCGCACCTGGGGCTGATCATCATCGACGAGGAGCACGAGACGACGTTCAAACAGCAGACGTCGCCGCGGTACCACGCCCGGGAGGTGGCCCGCGAGCGGGCCCGCGTCGAGAAGATTCCACTGATCCTGGGTTCGGCGACGCCGACGCTGGAGTCGCTGCTGCGGGCTCGTCGGAAGCATGAGATGCTGCTGTCGCTGCCGCGGCGCGTCGAGCAGCGGCCGCTGCCGCCGGTGGTGGTCGTCGATACGCGGAACGATCCGCATGTGACGCGCGGGGAGTCGATCGGGCGGGCGATGCGGGTCGCCATCGGGGCGGCGCTGCAGGACAAGGGGCAGGTGATCCTGTTCCTCAACCTTCGCGGTTATTCACCGGTCCTGTGGTGCGGGCGGTGCGGGAAGGGGATTCAGTGTCCGGACTGCGACATCACGCTGACCTGGCATCAGGACCGGAAGCGGGCGGTCTGCCATAGCTGCGACTATGAGACCGCGGCGCCGGAGGTTTGTCCGGGGTGCGGGATGCCGGGGCTGAAGTACCTGGGGACGGGGACGCAGCGGCTGGAGAAGGAGGTGGAGGCGAAGTTCCCCGATGCGCGGGTGCTGCGCATGGACAGCGACTCGATGAAGAAGCCGGGGAGCCATGACAAGGCTCTCGATGCGTTCCGGCATGGGGAGATCGACATCCTGCTCGGGACGCAGATGATCGCCAAGGGGCTGGACTTTCCGAACGTGACGCTGGTGGGAGTGATCAACGCCGACACGCTGTTGCATCAGCCTGACCTGCGGTCGGCGGAGCGGACGTTTCAGCTCATCGCCCAAGTGGCGGGGCGAACGGGTCGAGGGAAGCGTGGGGGGAGGGTGCTGGTGCAGTCGGCGAGTCCGGACGAGCCGGTGATTCAGAAGGCGGCGAAGCACGACTATCTGGGGTTTGCGAATCTGGAGCTGCAGCATCGGAAGGACATGCTGGCACCGCCGTTCACGCATTTGGCGCGAATCATTTTTCGAGGTCCGGAGGAGTCGATCGTTCAGGCGGAGGCGCGGCGGGTGGCGGACTTGTTCAAGGAGCGGGCGAAGGGGCTGCCGGAGCGGGTGAGAATATTGGGGCCGGCGCCGGCGCCGATCCTGAAGCTCAAGAAGCATTATCGGTATCACTTGCAGTTATCGAGTGAGACGTTGCCGCCGTTGCAGATGTTGTGGCGGCTGGTGCAGAAGGAGGTGACGTTGGAGGGGGGAGTGGAGTTCATCATTGATGTGGATCCGTTGGATATGCGGTGA
- the infC gene encoding translation initiation factor IF-3, translated as MWRGTYRQFHFQTEGEQAIETSHRINEQIRITPVRVVNQSNDMVGVIPTVDALRMAYDAGLDLVEVAPTERPPVCRILDYGKFKYEQKKKSAKNTKTHQVQIKEIRLRPKIGEHDIDFKVKHAREFLAEKDKVKLTIQFRGRENAHHDLGREVLKSMIEKLADVAKVESPPRMEGRSIMAVLTPK; from the coding sequence GTGTGGCGGGGGACGTATCGACAATTCCATTTCCAGACAGAGGGAGAACAGGCTATCGAAACGTCACATCGGATCAATGAACAGATCCGGATCACGCCGGTGCGCGTGGTGAATCAGAGCAACGACATGGTCGGAGTGATTCCCACGGTAGATGCTTTGCGAATGGCTTATGACGCTGGGCTGGATCTCGTGGAAGTCGCCCCGACGGAGCGGCCTCCCGTCTGCCGGATCCTGGACTACGGCAAGTTCAAGTACGAACAGAAGAAGAAGTCGGCCAAGAACACCAAGACGCATCAGGTGCAGATCAAGGAGATCCGCCTGCGTCCGAAGATCGGTGAGCACGACATCGACTTCAAGGTGAAGCACGCGCGGGAGTTCCTGGCCGAGAAGGACAAGGTCAAGCTGACGATTCAGTTCCGTGGCCGCGAGAACGCGCACCACGACCTGGGCCGCGAAGTGCTCAAGAGCATGATCGAGAAGCTGGCGGACGTGGCGAAGGTGGAATCGCCCCCCCGCATGGAAGGCCGCAGCATCATGGCGGTCCTGACGCCGAAGTAG
- the hisB gene encoding imidazoleglycerol-phosphate dehydratase HisB: MSQRTATIQRKTAETEISLSLTLDGTGQVDVQTGVGFFDHMLTLLGKHGLFDLTIRAKGDLEVDAHHTVEDTGICLGKALLQAVGDKKGINRYGSMTLPMEDTLVTSAVDLSGRFWFIDKFEFPSEKIGEFDTQLVEVFWQAVAANALMNLHVVLHHGRNSHHISEAIFKATARALRQAITIDPRQTGVPSSKGVL; encoded by the coding sequence ATGAGCCAGCGCACCGCGACGATCCAGCGCAAGACCGCCGAGACCGAGATTTCGCTCAGCCTGACGCTCGACGGGACGGGACAGGTCGACGTCCAGACCGGCGTCGGGTTCTTCGACCACATGCTGACGCTGCTCGGGAAGCATGGCCTCTTCGACCTGACGATTCGGGCGAAAGGCGATCTCGAGGTCGATGCGCACCACACTGTCGAGGACACCGGGATCTGTCTCGGGAAGGCGCTTCTCCAGGCGGTCGGGGACAAGAAGGGGATCAACCGTTACGGCAGCATGACCCTGCCGATGGAGGACACGCTCGTGACGTCGGCGGTCGACCTGAGCGGGCGGTTCTGGTTCATCGACAAGTTCGAGTTCCCGTCGGAGAAGATCGGGGAGTTCGACACGCAGCTTGTGGAGGTCTTCTGGCAGGCGGTGGCGGCGAACGCCCTGATGAACCTGCACGTCGTGCTGCACCATGGCCGCAACAGCCACCACATTTCGGAGGCGATCTTCAAGGCGACTGCTCGGGCTTTGCGGCAGGCGATCACGATCGACCCGCGGCAGACGGGGGTGCCGTCGTCGAAGGGCGTGCTCTGA
- a CDS encoding GNAT family N-acetyltransferase: protein MNTDGHRSERGWAAPDVEITTPRLMLRRWRPEDLAPFAALNADPRVMEFFPKPLSREESDAMVGRIQQHFADHGFGLWAVEVSGITPFAGFIGLAIPRFTAHFTPCVEIGWRLAAECWGQGFATEGARAVLSHAFGPLRLPEVVSMTAMCNLRSRRVMERIGMRHDPRDDFDHPSIAPGDRLCRHVLYRATPI from the coding sequence ATGAACACAGATGGACACAGATCCGAGAGGGGATGGGCGGCACCGGACGTCGAGATCACGACGCCGCGGTTGATGCTGCGGCGGTGGCGTCCGGAGGATCTCGCGCCCTTTGCCGCCCTGAACGCCGATCCCCGGGTGATGGAGTTCTTCCCGAAGCCGCTCTCCCGAGAGGAGAGCGACGCGATGGTGGGCCGCATTCAGCAGCACTTCGCAGATCACGGCTTCGGCCTGTGGGCCGTCGAGGTGTCGGGGATCACCCCCTTCGCCGGCTTTATCGGGCTGGCGATTCCGCGGTTCACCGCTCACTTCACGCCATGCGTCGAGATCGGCTGGCGACTGGCCGCCGAGTGCTGGGGACAGGGCTTCGCCACCGAGGGAGCCCGGGCGGTCCTGAGCCACGCCTTCGGTCCGCTTCGACTGCCGGAAGTCGTCTCGATGACGGCGATGTGCAATCTCCGTTCACGCCGCGTCATGGAGCGGATCGGGATGCGGCACGACCCGCGGGACGACTTTGACCATCCGTCGATCGCGCCTGGCGACCGACTCTGTCGGCATGTGCTCTACCGGGCGACACCGATCTGA